The following DNA comes from Cryptococcus deuterogattii R265 chromosome 2, complete sequence.
TTCATATCTCTCACCAGACTGCATAGCAAGAGTCCCCACAAGGAacgccatcttccttctgacGATAGCTTCAGGATCGTTAACACCTCGTTTGAGAGTTGAGTAGCCATtttctgaagaagaggtgtgAAGAGCATAAGAAGCGAGAGGCCAGTGTTTGAGGGCTGCTGAAAGAGCATATGTGGCCTTGGCACGTACCGACGGGGGATATGAAGAGGTCGAAGATGGGGGGTAAATGATATTCAAAATGCGAGAGAAGGTTTCATGTATATAAAACTTTTCGACTCATTAGCAAAAGGGACTGATTTCTTCAAATATTTGACTTACGGCGGCTTGAGCTTTGATGTTATTCTGAATTGCCGTACCAATGATCCAGCATGTATGAGCGACTATTTCTGGGtgtggagaggaaagaagactGAGAAGAGGATCCCATAATTTTAATATAGGCATGTTATTGGCATTGTCGATGAGCTCAATTAACTACAGGAGTCTTCTATTAGCCCTACGAAGCACTAAAAGGCTGCTCAGGACATACCATTTCAAAATCGTCCAGAGCCTCCACCCTGTCTTCTACGGAATTGCTCTCATCTGTGGCAaacaccatcttctccttcatggTGATACTATCTCCCTTGCCTAAAATCAAATCCAACATTTCTGACGTTAAATCCTCTCTTTTGGCGCCAGCGACCTCTGCACCGGGTGGCAATGGTAGAGAGCTTCCATCCTTAGGCGTGGCGGGTCCTGGCGTCGACGCCGGAGAGATATCTGAAAGTCCCGAATCGGAAGCATGAAGAGTGGAAGTGCCGCTCTGAGTAGAATTGGGATTGAAGCGTATCTGTAGTTGCTCAGAAGCGTCCGCATTAGGAGCGGTGGAGTTTGCGATTGACCAGCGAAGTAGTTCGTTGATGTCCGGCatggtggtgatgatgggaagTTCGATGCGCAAAGAAATGAGACAAGAGGATGAGTGAAGGTGACTTTATTTTGGATAGCGCCGCTGCAAATCCGCCGACGGCGGAATCGGGTGGCGGTGGCCGCCGTCGTGCGTTCTCGCAAACGCTGGAATAATCGGAAGGATGACGTGTATATACAGGTGACGACGGgtggatggtggtggtggtggtggtacgTAAATGTATGGCTTTCTACAACGACTTCGTCTTATTATttacttctctttcttcgctcACTCCAAGCACTACGGGACACTCGCTGAGAGCAGGTATTATCCATCTTCTGCGTGTGCGTCAGTGTCATGTTCGAGGGCTGAGAGCTACTACTTTGCTTAACAAGTGCATATTGGATGCCCATCCTACGTACCATGATTCAGAATGACTTTTTCCTGTTGCAACATCGGCCCAAACAACATTGGTCCAAAAGCTCTTTCACATGTACTATAGTACAGTGCATCCTCATTATTTACAATTGTATTTTGATTAATCGACCACTTTCAGCCCAGCAAAATGCTGCCCACTAATAGCTCTATGAACTTGC
Coding sequences within:
- a CDS encoding hsp70-like protein; protein product: MPDINELLRWSIANSTAPNADASEQLQIRFNPNSTQSGTSTLHASDSGLSDISPASTPGPATPKDGSSLPLPPGAEVAGAKREDLTSEMLDLILGKGDSITMKEKMVFATDESNSVEDRVEALDDFEMLIELIDNANNMPILKLWDPLLSLLSSPHPEIVAHTCWIIGTAIQNNIKAQAAFYIHETFSRILNIIYPPSSTSSYPPSVRAKATYALSAALKHWPLASYALHTSSSENGYSTLKRGVNDPEAIVRRKMAFLVGTLAMQSGERYEGEIPSEVRNYIEENEKNAPTESLVEGLKREGVFTALVEGLKQGVDDVEYEENAMRTLVRAHQKGGLTVSEKSDVKTIWEKWGKQGRQERGLDGEDGREVSDALSA